agcatgtgggatcttagttccctgaccaaggattgaactctcACCCCTCTCAGCGGATgcgcagagtcttcaccactggaccaccagggaaatcccaggtgCAAGGACTTTCAACGTAGCATTTTTACATAATGCGGCAGGGACTGGGAACAACCTCAGTGTCCGGCAACAGTGCTTCATAAATTACCCGATGGGTGCACATGGACGCCGGGACAACCAATGGAGGGAACAAGATGGGCCCAGCTCTGAGCCCACAGAGAGCAGTGTCTCTCATGGAtccagagaaaaagcaaaattgagaggaggCTATGTGGTGCTTAAGAAATGAAGGAAGCTGTGTGCAGGGTGTACAGAGCTGCGCCGCCTCCCCACCTGCACTAGGCCCCCGGAACAGGCCAGGGCTCTGGGGGGTGGGCTCACCATGTGCTCCATGCAGATGCTGATTTCGCCGTCGCTGTAGAAGGCCCCGTAGAAGCCCACGATGTACGGGGAGTTGCACTCGTGCAACACTTGTAGCTCTCGAATGATCTGGTTCCGGATGGCTGGCTTGATCTCCAGGTGGATCAGCTGCGGGGGAGATGGGGACGGGGTCAGGGTCACACGGCTGAGGGGCCTAGAAAGGAGGGGTCATTCACCTACCTGGGAGACGAGGACGCACACCCAAGTGCAGACTTGAACGGGAATGTTCACAGAATCTGGAAGGTGGGAGCAACCCGTACACCCTGAATCAACTGAAGGAGGGACAGGCCGAGGATGCTGTCCCTCCACGCATGGAAGCATCACTCAGCCATGACGAGGAGAGAAGCCCCGACACTCGCTATCACATGGATGTGGCCTGAGAACATAATGCTAAGTGAGAGGAGCAGACACAGAAGGATACACAAGGTGTGATTTCACTAATGGGAAACGTCCTGAACAGGCTGATCCTCAGACACAGAGAGTGGGTCTCTGATTGCCAGgcctgagggtggggtgggggagtgactGCTCATGGGGATGGAATGcattttggggtgatgaaaatgttctgaaattgatgatggtgatggatGCACAGCtccatgaatatactaaaaatcactgagttAAATACTCTAAAAGGGTCAATTGTATGGTAGGTGAATTACATCTCattaaagctgtttaaaaaaagtaTCATCAGAGGCAACACTGTCCACTTGGTTACAAGGGGAGCTCTGTGAATCAAATTTTACAGAGTGTCAGCCCTTCCCAGGAGCAAACCCAGCAGTGCCCTGTTCGAAGGGGCAATTGCTTCACCACTGCCCCTCGTCAGGGTGggttccccttccccttcccctgccaGCCAAGAGACCAGAGAGAGCCTCCCGCTGCCCCCCTGGGAGCCTGACTCCCCTTCCCTTGAGTTCAAGTCGACAGAAAGGATTGTCACCAAATTGATCATGATACCTGGAAAGACGAGGAAGGAAAGGACCGCCTAGAGATGCAGAAGACAGCTGACAAAGGGCCCAGAGCAACGCCCAGCTACAAACCCCAAGGAAGCCAAGATGCCTGGCAGGAGAGAGCCAGGCTGTAGATCGCTGACCTGGCTGCTCAGAGTCCCAGGTGCCCCAGCCACCGCGATACAATAAGGCAAGGGTATAATTCCCACCCACCCCTGTCAGAGAGGCAGAGCCAGAGCCCAGCTATCTGAACGtgaccaactcaacagacatttctgtGCAGTTGATTACGCGCAGGGCCAGTGATGAGCAGACAGCAGAGAAGGTCCTGCTTGGAGGGGACATGCCACCGGGAATGGGTGAGACACAGGCAGAGCAACCCCAGGTGGTAGAGGTGCTGATGGAGGAATCACAGACAGGTGCCCCAGGATTCCGGTGACATTGAGGCCAGGCCTCAAAGGATGGGTGGGACTCAGCCAGATGGACAAGGGATGGTGGGAGTGCCAGGTGGAAGGACAGAGAGTGGCCTGTTGGAAGGGTATGGGCCAAGTTCAGGGGGTACAGTGTATGTGTGGGACCCACACGAATGCCCCTCAAAACCTGGAGAACTGTGGAAGACTCTGGCAACACGGTGCCTGGTGCCCACGAGGCCCCCAGGCAAAACCTCCCACCCCTACTTGAAGGATGCCTGCAGAGCCGATCTCTGGTCGCAGGCTCTCGGACAGCGTGCCTTCCCACGGCCAACCCCAGCAGGATGGCTCTCTCTTGTGAGGGGATACCCAGCACGTGCCCACAGACTAGGTCAACTGCAAAGAACAGACCCAAGAGGATTCAAGTCCAAGCCAGACAGCGGCCAGCTCAGCCTCAGGTTCTCAGGAGAACAGAGCTGCTGGTCTACGGGCACGAGAATGCACACTGGGGTTTTGTGCCAGCTGACTCAGGGCCATCACTCCAAAGAAGGTGGCCAGTGTTGGGACGTGGCCTTGGGTAGGCCTGTAACCTCCGTTCTTAAAGCCAGTGGGACCGAGGGGagggacacacacagaggctgaaCACACATTCCTTCGCTGGGAGCACAGGAAATCAGGAAAGCCCTGTGGGCACAACACACTCTGAGTTCATCGGGACTCAGGACGCAGGAGGAGTCGGGATGCCACGCTGGAGTCCAGAGAACACTTGGAGACCAGCTCCCTTGGGTCTTGTGGGACTGGCCTCACTGCTCGTGTGGAACTGCTCAGGATactgccctgcccatcagagggcCAGGAGGGACCAGAGCCCTCAGCAGGATCCCCGCTGATCCTGCCAGCCCCACCTTCACCCTCACACCTGGGCCATCTGATAAGCTCACACTCTTGGAATGCATGGAATTCAGACTCAGCTTCCTGGGAACTCGGAATTCCACCAAGGGTAGTGGAGGAAGGAAGTCACTGAGCCTAAACACCACTGTGTCATGTCCATTGCCCCACCTGTGTCCTTGGCTGGATACCGGCAAACAGGCCTTTGGGGTGAACTGGCCCTCCAGGAGCTCTGGACCCCCAAAGACCAGTTGAGGGCTTCAGGGCCACCGGGGAAGGTCTCCCTGAACTGTGTGATCCTGGGTGCGTGGCTGCACAGGCCACAGGCAACCAGAGGAGATCACGCCTGATGCAGAACAAAATCTGAGACCCACTCCCCCCTAGTTTTTGgacccttctttttttcctttctttctttttttggagtcAGCTTCCCAATGaggaatcgaaccctggccctggcagtgaaagtgccaagtcctaaccactggactgctaagggaagtcccttcccctccctccccaccaaagtttttattttcaaaggattATAGAAGCTCAGGAAAGTTGCAAAAACAGCAAAGAGAGTCTGTGACTGAGGCGGGAGTCAAAGCGGGGCACAGACATACGTGGCGCAGGGCTACCAGCTAGACTACACCTGCCCACCTCTCCAACTTCAAACTCTGAAGCCCCACTTCACAGGCTTTAAGAAAGCTGTAGATAAACTCTCAAAAATCCGTGGTTATATAAGTCAGGTTATCTACCACCTGCAAGAGTCCTGGCCAACCTGAAGACCCTTCCGACCCTGAGAAGCACTCTGAGTTCAAGTCCCTACCACCCCCCACTGCTgtctgaatttcatggctgccctTCTGCTCCCCAGAGTGGGGGGTGCTTCGGGGAGAGCAGGGATTTCTGGGGCTGCTCTGGTTTGGAAAAGGCGGCCTGCGGAAAGCAGACAGAAATAAAAACGAGGGGTTGTACAtttcaggagggaggggctcGGCAGGCAGACAGCCAAGCGACAGACCCCAGCAGAAGCCCCAAGTGCACATCTCCCAGGAAAGGCGGGCCCTGCACAGATCCCCTGTCGCCAGGGTACGGGGTGGTCAGGTGTCCAAGAATGCAATTCAGAAACCATAGGGTCCAGATGATGGGATCCAAAGAGGGGGCTCTCTATGTCAACACGACGGCCCTGGGGACGTGTGCAGGGGCCACTGTCCCCCGGTGGGGACCTCCTCCTGTTCCCCACCCCCGACGTCTCTCAGGGACCCTCCCCCACAGACCAGGAGGGCAGCCACACAGCAGGCCCGATGAGGGTcgtctcagcatcagggtctgcaCTGAACAGGGAGGTGATGGTCACTTCACATGACCCCGGTAAGGCCATGGCACCCAGTTGTTGGGTCAGGCACCCATCTAGAAGTCACTGTGGAGGTATTTTTAGATGTGATTTAACACAGGAATCATCAGACTCTGAAGGAAGCAGGTGACCCTCTAAGTGGTGGGCCTTATCCAATCAGGTGAAAGCCTTCCAAGAAGGGATGGGATCCACCTCCAGATTCAGctcttccctgggtctggagCCCACAGGCCTGCCCTGCCGACTTCAGACCTGCCAGCCCCTATGACTGCCCGAGTCAGTGTCTACTCTTCCCCTCCATGCCCCCAGAGGTTCCCTCTCTCTGGAGAACACTGGCTAACACGTGTCGTTCGGACCCCATCCCCCAAAAAGTGACCGTCGCTCCCAGCAGCCAGTCTTGGTGGGCAGAGCTTTCTTCTGGCTCTGATGTCAGGGGGCAGCCGGCTCTAAGGGCACCTGACTCTCCTCTCTTTCATCTGCTCCTCTCTCAAGCCAGTCTGTTCCTGTGAATCTGAACTGTAGCCACAGCTGGGATGGCAGAGGGTGGTCTTAGAGGAGGAGCTGCGTGAGGCAAGCCTGCATTGCCACAGTCTAACTAGAACCCAAGCTGGGGGATGGGGCCTCTGAGCCCAGGAGCCAATCAGAAAGCAGATGCCTGCACCCTTCaaccttccctcccatctccaggGAACCTGCCCGGACCACTGACCACCGGCGCCCACAGAGCACGGGGACAGAGCAGTCGCCCACTGCCAGCTGTGTCTCACCTTTCTGGCCATGATGAGGCCCGAGGGTCTGTGCTGGACCTTGGTGACCACTCCGCCATTGCCGGCTCCCAGCTCGGAGATCCGTTCGAAGTCATCGTCCTTGAGTTCACCGACTTTGGCCTTCTGGGTAAGGAAGGCTTCCAGCCGCTTCTTCTGCTGCTCGTCAAGCTCTAGCTCCTCTAGCTTCTTCTGGAGGTCCACCAGGTGTGCTCTGCAGAGACCCCGAGAGCAAGGGTGAGCGTGAGCCAGAGTGAGCGAGCCACCAGAAGATGACTCGGTCTGAGCCAGGGTCACCGTGCCACCACTGCATCCCGGGCCCTGGGGTTTGGGGCCAGCAGGTGAATCAGACTTGTCTCTTGTGAGTCAAGAGCCTACCATCTGGTAGGAAAGACAGACAATCCACAGACATACAGCCGGCCTCCCAGAGAACTAGCCACCTCTCACCACATCATAAAGGTTAGGAGATCTCGGGGATGAGCTGTAGGTCGATGGCTTTGATATCAGACCCAGGAGGCCTCTTTCTTGACACAAAGGCTCGGGCCACATGGGAAGGAGATGAAGGAACCACGGGGAGAAGCCCAGGGGTCAGGGAGTGGAGGTCCCCAGGATTTTTCATGAGGATGGAGGAgcaaactgagactcagagtggCCTCAGAGCAAAGAACCAGAACCTAGGGGAGGATGACAAGAAGCTGCTACACCCGTGCCTCTAATTTAAATGGATTACACACAGCCACTGGATGGGGAAAGACAGGAGCATAATTTATAAACGGTGCAGACAAATGCAGAGCATTCCGTTCCGCCAGCACGCGCTTATTATATCCCAAGCATTACTGTAAACACTAGGCGTTTATACGCACACACATTCCTAGACCTGGTGATTAAAAACCAACCACATATATGGCACTTTATTGGGTGATTTAGGGAACTTTCAAAGGAAATGACAGTATGCTATTTTCCCTGGTGACTTGACTTTGAACCAAATCCTGGAGTTGAAGGCAGCTCCCTGTAACAGGCAGGTGGACACGAGCTCAAGGCTCAGTGCCCACAAGGATTAACTCGGGGCTGCCCGAAAGAGaagaacagggacttccctggttgtccaggggttaagaatccaccgtgcaatgcaggggacgtgggttcaatctccggtcggggaactaagatcccacatgccgtggagcaactaagcctgcaggccacaactaaagatcccacgtgccacaactaagaccggATGCaaccaagtaattttttttttttttttaagaaaaagaacataagCTATGtgtgcaattaaaaaaattctagccacattaaaaaaaaatcaggtgaaaTGAACTAATCTGGAAAGCATATTATGCTTACAGCTCCCCTGAATTTGGACACACCGTGTGTCAAGGGCTGGCACGGCCAGGGGCTCTAGCCAAACAGTAACTGCAGCTCTAGAGAAGAAGAAGTGGCTCCCAGCCACCACTCCCCAGGGCATTTatacaatttattcatttatttaatggctGCCCtgtgcagcacatgggatcttagttccccaaccagggatcaaacctgtgtcccctgcagtggaagctcagagccctaaccactgggcttccagggaagtccatctccAGGGCATTTAGGCCAAAGCTGACCACCCAGCTGGGGAAGACCTTTTAGGGGGGATTCAAGCAGGAGATAAAGGAGGAGACTGGAGTCCTGACAGGAACCTTCCAATCCCCAAGATCAATCATTACTTGTCGACAACTTAAAGAGATGTGAGTGAAAGGACACCCCGGAGCAAGATGACCTGCCACTGGGTGATGTCAACCTGAGCTGGTAGCAAGAAAAGGTCGCTGGGAGGTAGGTGCCACATCGCGAGCAGGTACCAGAGCTTTAACCAGTTCACTGAGTTCTCAGGATCCTCCTGGGAGGCAAGTCTCTTGCAGACCCCGGCCCTTAAGGGAGGGAGAAGGCTCAGAGGGTCAGTAACCTGTCTGAGGCTCACAGGCAAGGAAGTGGCGTAG
This genomic window from Cervus canadensis isolate Bull #8, Minnesota chromosome 4, ASM1932006v1, whole genome shotgun sequence contains:
- the LOC122440910 gene encoding dual specificity mitogen-activated protein kinase kinase 2-like — encoded protein: MLARRKPVLPALTINPAIAEGPSPTSEGASEAHLVDLQKKLEELELDEQQKKRLEAFLTQKAKVGELKDDDFERISELGAGNGGVVTKVQHRPSGLIMARKLIHLEIKPAIRNQIIRELQVLHECNSPYIVGFYGAFYSDGEISICMEHMVSPPPRALACSGGLVQVGRRRSSVHPAHSFLHFLTQPPPKLPNGVFTQDFQEFVNKCLIKNPAERADLKMLMNHTFIKRSEVEEVDFAGWLCKTLRLNQPSTPTRTAV